Proteins from one Naumovozyma castellii chromosome 3, complete genome genomic window:
- the EST1 gene encoding Est1p (ancestral locus Anc_8.415) produces MNSNSKYNDITKGVNSLLQGLRVQLDDILITYQVTALQRFLVKLTAQTKNLFVELFQGQKGQIQHEDIIFIFDELWGLILEPIWQWFSKWRDMLFFQGKIDKTKYVQFGRMKRSLRRSFKLIHRFYYWIIEYIVSRYDTRLIIPKIVVSQLNLSPTASSTPVKLEKIEQSGNITVLIVTTFHCSLNYLGLTHYHMSLIEKTSNVYLKDDFKKSERYIDLAITLLPSMGVSYANKAMVSLRYNDFTSTIFEAIRGSLIRLPDLNYCTKIYADLILSYDTATNKQYNRLFLETSRNTSENSPDQQQRKILRSYFLAILGSYLAPDIWSDEANPEYLKNNFKISQIETYFFDSLATSTTFADLDIIFKYLIIIIGSTHLQLFYHNGDFGTITHLKELSKQELSFLKFTFKFITMLLKNVILGKWEKYFKEYQYLAMVRVINCWIKSNIAILKFAHRDESFCQAMAELLNDIFESKYSNHLYKISKRPTRAGYFFQEDILLKEFSCVNFALTDFNDVELFRMPDLLNRIVWPPVGYRNENVEKSGNEVENMWRLEVVVVSGMKFLKNGPSGIRWNEAVAQYQWSKEEMSNAHDPISLLKLGKIMEDKTLKNQGTSRSHKSTRGLSISKPKLNSFSILEAPTKKNEEDCNELVDSDEDDMQTYEDTSEIVDLTIDEVVDLTVDEVVDLTQDDDISGCKNDNLVDTSEILKNFNQPDHFMANISIQVPQTPSEDVPSGEEQPFETGSQKGAVNEPLTTSSQSQCTSNLTVVES; encoded by the coding sequence ACTGATCACTTATCAAGTGACGGCATTGCAAAGGTTCCTGGTAAAATTGACAGCTCAAACTAAGAACCTTTTCGTTGAGTTGTTTCAAGGACAGAAGGGGCAAATACAGCATGAGGACatcatatttatatttgatgaattatgGGGTTTGATTTTAGAGCCAATTTGGCAATGGTTTAGTAAATGGAGAGATATGTTGTTCTTCCAAGGGAAGATAGATAAGACGAAATATGTCCAGTTTGGTAGAATGAAACGATCGCTACGCAGATCATTTAAACTGATTCATAGATTTTACTACTGGATCATTGAGTATATTGTGAGTAGATACGACACGAGATTAATAATCCCGAAAATAGTGGTATCTCAACTAAACCTTTCTCCGACTGCATCATCAACCCCTGTAAAGttggaaaaaattgaacaaagTGGGAACATAACTGTCCTTATTGTGACCACTTTCCATTGttctttgaattatttgggATTGACACATTATCACATGAGccttattgaaaagactTCAAACGTTTATTTGAAGGATGATTTCAAAAAGTCAGAAAGATACATTGATCTGGCTATCACATTACTACCTTCTATGGGTGTGTCGTATGCTAACAAGGCTATGGTTAGCTTGCGATATAATGATTTTACTTCAACAATTTTTGAAGCTATAAGAGGATCATTGATACGTTTACctgatttgaattattgTACTAAAATATATGCAGATTTAATACTGTCATATGATACTGCTACAAATAAGCAATATAACAGACTATTCCTTGAGACTAGTAGAAATACCTCCGAAAATTCACCAGATCAAcaacaaaggaaaataCTAAGATCTTATTTTTTAGCCATATTGGGATCATATTTGGCACCTGACATTTGGTCAGATGAAGCAAATCCAGAATATctgaaaaataatttcaaaatatctcaaattgaaacatatttctttgattcaTTAGCAACTTCTACTACTTTTGCTGATTTAGacataatattcaaatatttaataatcATTATTGGTTCCACCCATTTACAATTATTCTACCATAATGGAGATTTTGGCACAATAACGCATTTAAAAGAATTATCAAAGCAAGAACTCTCGTTTCTTAAATTTACCTTCAAGTTTATTACAAtgcttttgaaaaatgtcaTCTTAGgaaaatgggaaaaatatttcaaagaatatcaatatttaGCGATGGTAAGGGTTATTAATTGTTGGATTAAATCAAACATTGcaatattaaaatttgcTCATAGAGATGAAAGTTTTTGTCAAGCTATGGCAGagttattaaatgatatatttgaaagCAAATACTCAAATCATCtttataaaatttcaaaaagaCCAACAAGAGCCggatatttttttcaagaagataTATTACTCAAAGAATTCTCTTGTGTGAATTTTGCGCTCACAGACTTCAATGATGTGGAATTATTTAGAATGCCGGATTTATTGAATAGAATAGTCTGGCCTCCCGTAGGTTATAGAAATGAGAATGTTGAGAAATCAGGCAACGAAGTAGAAAACATGTGGCGTTTAgaggttgttgttgtgtCTGGTatgaaattcttgaaaaatggTCCGTCGGGAATTCGTTGGAATGAGGCTGTCGCCCAATATCAGTGGTcgaaagaagaaatgtcCAATGCACATGATCCTATTTCCCTTTTAAAATTGGGAAAAATTATGGAAGATAAAACATTAAAAAATCAAGGCACCTCTAGAAGCCACAAGTCTACTAGAGGTTTATCGATATCCAAGCCTAAGCTTAATTCATTCAGTATATTGGAGGCGCCTACTAAAAAAAACGAAGAAGACTGTAATGAACTTGTAGACTCCGACGAAGATGACATGCAAACCTATGAGGACACCAGTGAAATTGTAGATCTTACTATCGATGAAGTGGTAGATCTTACTGTCGATGAAGTTGTTGATTTAACCCAGGATGACGACATCTCAGGTTGTAAGAACGATAATTTGGTTGACACATCagaaattttaaagaacTTCAATCAACCGGACCATTTTATGGCAAACATAAGTATTCAAGTGCCGCAGACACCAAGTGAAGATGTTCCTTCTGGCGAAGAGCAACCTTTTGAAACCGGAAGCCAAAAGGGTGCCGTTAATGAACCGTTAACGACATCTAGTCAAAGCCAATGTACTTCCAACTTAACCGTGGTTGAGTCATAA